The genomic DNA TCCATTGGTATCTCAGCAAGTAAAAAGAATTGATAAGTTCTCCAAAGAGATGAAGATGCATCTCTGTATGTTTATGATATCTCTACTAACAAAGAAGAGTTGACACAGATTTCTAATGGAATACATCAGACATAGTTGTAGCAGCACAATTCAAGAGGATTCTAACAAAAAATAGACTACAGATGATTCAGATTAATCACACTTTGAACATCTTTTAGATCTAAATCAGCAGTGAAGagatattaatcatttatagaTTCAGAATACTAGCAACTAGAGAACATCATTGATAAATGGTATATCAATAGCAACATGTGTAAGAAGACTATATATTTCCTATCCATTCATGCTAATAGTGTATATTTTTGGGAGGAGCGAATAATTTATGGACTAATCATGATACCATACATACCGAAAGCTATGAAGCCGCTTTGGAATCACTAAGAAAACTAGAACTGAAAAATGTAGAATGAAATCTAGGGTTTGAAAGAAACATACATTTAATAATAGACGAACCCCTTCCCCGGAGAAGAACAGACTGTAGCGTCTTACCGCCGGCGACCTTCTTCCGTAGGAGGGTGAGAGATATAAtcagatgaagaagaggtataACTTAAGAtttttcttgttctttactCTTTAGTGATAAAATCCATTtctactaaaaaataaatatatatattcataataaaagAATACTTTAAGTAATTTagttataacaaataaaattaacattatgaATGAATACTTATGAATTGggtttttttaagtaaataatttcatgttctaaattaaaatactcataacaaataaatgatgttttgtattatttatattccAATTTATTTAGACAAGAAGACTTATagccattttataaaaaaaaaaaaaaatatttagttcaacatattcaaaattaaagaaGTGAAGCATAAAAGTAAATGTGATATTTCTCCTtacttcaaaaaaaatatatatatttacttcacatattttcaattctatttatgtttttaaatgaactataattcaaataatctcaGTTAATACTTTCAAGTGATATTTGATTGAAATTGCTAAGACTATGTTTTATAAACTGGTTATCACTTACTTTGAATAACCATCAACTAACAATTAAGTTCATCaattggaaaaaaataaaaataaaacttagctAAAATCAATTGAATGATACATAAAATGTGAGCTGTTCTGATATCATGTAAAAATAATGTGAGGCGCAGTATACAGTACAATCTATCGATACCAATCATTCGATTGATCACCCTTTCCGAGATCTATAGCGATTTCCCCAAGCAATGTAAGCATGCCAAAATCCATTGCCAACTTATTCCTCATACCTTCTTCATGTCATCAATGAAAGAAATTTAATCGACTATTATCACCATAGTTCAAATGGTAACAATCTTCATGTATTCGATTCTCACTAAAAGCACATGTTGCGTATACAGGGAAGAAACCCTAATCTAAGAAAAATGTACACCATTTCAACCATCATGGAGAAACATGTGCAGAAACCTCATCAACCTTACCAACAGCATCAAGTATAGAAGAATAAGTTATGAGATCATATTTAAAACCCTTAGCTTCCATATCCTTCATCAACAATGCCGCCTCTTCAAACATACCGGCTCTGCTCATACATCCAAGAACAGTATTATACGACACAGCATCCGTCTTTAGCCTCGATTGCTTCTGCATCTTCCTAAACATGTCTATCGCTTGTCTAGGCCCTCCAGTTCTAGCCAGcccatttaaaattatattatgggAGTTTAGATCCGGTTCACAACCGTTGTCTTCCATCCTTTGAAGCATAGAATAAGCTTCATCCATCATTCCCGCCCTCACCATACCTGACATAACCGCATTATACGCATAAACATCCGGACTACAACCCGAATTCTTCATCTCGTTGAAAAGATTAACTGCCTGAGACATATGCCCGCATTTCCCAAAATGTTTTATCATTACAGCATAAACCCTTGAACTCGAAGATCCACAATTTTCCTTAAGCTCTTGAAACAATTCATTTGCAGCCTCGTAACGATTCGCTTTTCCGAGAGCATTGATAAGGCTGCAATAAGCAGCCGGACAAGGAGGAAAGCCCTTCTCGTCCATTTCTTCAAGCAAGATTAAAGCTTTCTCTAATCTATTTGTCTTGCAAAAACCGTCTATCAGAATCGAGTACGTAAACGAGCTCGGAACGATATCATTCGCCTTCATCCTCTCGAACCACGAAATAGCCTCGGAAGTCGGACACTTGCAATCAAATGCGGCTTTAATAACGGTATTATAAGTCACGACATTCGGCGTACATCCAAAAGTCTCCTCCATTTCTTCAAATAGCTTAACTGCTTCGGATATTCGACCTGCTTTACCCAACAGGTTTATGACGTTGTTTAAAAGGACTACATCCGGTTTACAACCTTCTTCGAGCATTTTCACGAATAATTCATAAGCTTCTTCAAATCGACGAGCTTTTCCCATACCCTTTATTAACTCTGTGTAAGTATAAACAGTTGGAGGACAACCACTTCTTCTCATTTCCTGAACCAAACTCAAAGCCTTATCGATCTTACCCGTCTTGAAATAGATAGAGACAAGTGTAGTATAAATTTTTGGAGTAGGATTTAGTCCGTTTTCTTTCATTTCATCAAACAGCCTAAACGCAGATTCCTCACGACCCAACTTCCCAAACGCAACTATAAGTGCACTGTAAGTCAATGTGTCTGGTAAACAGTTACCTTCATTGCACATCTCGATGTAAAGTTCGTGAACTTTATCGTAATGATCCTCGTGAATCAACATCAAAATGACCGAATTATAAGTGCTTGACGTAGGTTTGCACTTTCTTCTCTTAATCTGATAGAAAATAGAGAGTGCCTTATGAACCATCTTAGCATGACCTAACATTTTCACAATTTGGGATAAATCAGAA from Impatiens glandulifera chromosome 9, dImpGla2.1, whole genome shotgun sequence includes the following:
- the LOC124913989 gene encoding pentatricopeptide repeat-containing protein At3g16010, yielding MPGKWLQVFCSRRTISTLPFLSERIKQTESEIVNMFRFASHKDNGDNDDALHNQLYKNGSVRMLDERFIRILKIFKWGPDAEKAIEVLKMKVDHRLVREILKIDIEINVKMQFFRWAGKRKNFEHDSTTYMAFIHCLNESGLFGEMWRTIQDMVRSTFLIRPSDLSQIVKMLGHAKMVHKALSIFYQIKRRKCKPTSSTYNSVILMLIHEDHYDKVHELYIEMCNEGNCLPDTLTYSALIVAFGKLGREESAFRLFDEMKENGLNPTPKIYTTLVSIYFKTGKIDKALSLVQEMRRSGCPPTVYTYTELIKGMGKARRFEEAYELFVKMLEEGCKPDVVLLNNVINLLGKAGRISEAVKLFEEMEETFGCTPNVVTYNTVIKAAFDCKCPTSEAISWFERMKANDIVPSSFTYSILIDGFCKTNRLEKALILLEEMDEKGFPPCPAAYCSLINALGKANRYEAANELFQELKENCGSSSSRVYAVMIKHFGKCGHMSQAVNLFNEMKNSGCSPDVYAYNAVMSGMVRAGMMDEAYSMLQRMEDNGCEPDLNSHNIILNGLARTGGPRQAIDMFRKMQKQSRLKTDAVSYNTVLGCMSRAGMFEEAALLMKDMEAKGFKYDLITYSSILDAVGKVDEVSAHVSP